The following are encoded together in the Citrus sinensis cultivar Valencia sweet orange chromosome 1, DVS_A1.0, whole genome shotgun sequence genome:
- the LOC102609023 gene encoding uncharacterized protein LOC102609023, which translates to MRFKKGSQVEIFKSEVPSGAWWCAVIISGNGHNYTAEYARYSGRTNETAQERVSRKEIRPCPPPVQRVTSWMAGDLVEVLDDFSWKIATVLKVLGGECYSVRFLGSSREFQTHKSNIRVRQSWQDDKWVVIGKGSGYSDIVKSNRVSTPNFPKKINTTSVQAGENTTDFQESHAVSARTLKRASPFVSSSAEACTGNIQKRRAIENGSERPQVISRNPSSLLEKVDAVANPRESLGETCMYTSSNYQTSGFYETERRKPYCVVECSYGRSSEASDSDSDICSVGSCSIISDSTSDLSSRLLAGCSKDADPLNSDAESFSCRGDEEEKMPLPLGEDVAARIHRLELHAYRCILEALYASGPLSWEQEALLTNLRITLHITNDEHLMELRNLISGPMLEACMPCFQRSKDDAGVYLLSLGIINGALSAFNALQMRQLIVCICWTPDGRGRHRESDEQRCMSEV; encoded by the exons ATGAGATTCAAGAAAGGGAGCCaagttgagatttttaaaagtgaGGTGCCTTCTGGTGCTTGGTGGTGTGCGGTAATTATATCAGGCAATGGGCACAATTACACTGCTGAATATGCTCGGTACTCAGGCAGGACTAATGAAACAGCTCAGGAGAGGGTGTCAAGGAAGGAGATTAGGCCCTGTCCTCCTCCTGTGCAGCGTGTGACAAGTTGGATGGCTGGCGACCTGGTGGAGGTGCTTGATGATTTTTCCTGGAAAATTGCTACAGTTTTGAAGGTTCTGGGTGGGGAGTGCTATTCAGTTAGGTTCCTTGGGTCTTCTAGGGAATTCCAAACCCACAAATCAAACATCAGGGTGCGACAATCTTGGCAGGATGATAAATGGGTTGTGATTGGAAAG GGTTCAGGGTATTCAGATATTGTGAAGTCCAACAGGGTATCAACACCAAACTTTCCTAAGAAGATTAATACTACATCTGTGCAAGCTGGTGAAAACACTACTGATTTCCAGGAGTCGCATGCTGTCTCAGCTAGAACATTGAAAAGAGCCTCACCATTTGTTTCCTCTTCTGCTGAAGCATGTACTGGAAACATTCAGAAGAGGAGAGCAATTGAAAATGGCAGTGAGCGCCCACAAGTGATTTCAAGGAATCCATCCTCCTTACTTGAAAAGGTAGATGCTGTTGCTAACCCACGAGAAAGTCTGGGTGAAACATGCATGTATACTTCCTCTAACTATCAAACAAGTGGCTTTTATGAAACAGAGAGGAGAAAACCATATTGTGTTGTTGAGTGTTCTTATGGAAGGAGCTCAGAAGCTAGTGATTCTGATAGTGATATATGCTCTGTTGGTAGTTGTAGTATTATTAGTGACAGTACGAGTGATTTGTCTAGTCGTCTTTTAGCAGGTTGTTCTAAAGATGCAGATCCCCTTAATAGTGATGCTGAATCTTTTTCTTGCCGCGGAGATGAGGAAGAGAAAATGCCCCTTCCTCTAGGAGAGGATGTAGCAGCAAGAATCCATAGATTAGAGTTGCATGCTTATCGTTGTATTCTAGAGGCATTGTACGCTTCTGGTCCCTTGAGTTGGGAACAAGAAGCATTATTGACAAATCTCCGCATTACACTTCACATCACAAATGATGAACATTTGATGGAGCTAAGGAATTTAATATCTG GGCCAATGTTGGAGGCATGCATGCCTTGCTTCCAAAGGTCTAAAGATGATGCTGGGGTTTACCTCCTTTCCCTTGGCATAATAAATGGGGCATTATCAGCATTCAATGCTCTCCAAATGAGACAGTTGAT TGTTTGTATCTGCTGGACACCAGATGGCAGGGGAAGACACAGAGAAAGTGATGAACAGCGTTGCATGAGTGAAGTGTGA
- the LOC107177617 gene encoding RNA polymerase II C-terminal domain phosphatase-like 4, with the protein MHALSSSSSSAPHPHEQLAPCFSHFKESCSHPQTFNGVCLSCAQTVGEGYGLSFNYMLEGLEFGKDEVTRLKRMNSEIVFGQRKLQLVLDLDHTLLHATDLDMLAPDDRDYLMKRESSASDGGGLFMMDGGLLLVKLRPYIRSFLKEACKMYDIYICTMGNRHYAEMIAKLLDPKCEYYISSRLITCEDFKDTGKKNLDLVLGQERGVVIVDDTAEVWKDHKENLILVGKYNYFKERIRKSKNNDQKSYSERKSDESELNGALVNVLRVLKRVHELFFENPENLVWGDVRSFLAKIRRQILAGCTLFFNMGDVGPQEFPLLRRRAEELGAACTDVHDSSVTHVVSTRQATEGRRLAEQHNNFLVHPRWIYAAYYLWSRQAENDYFPL; encoded by the coding sequence ATGCATGCTCtgtcctcttcttcttcttcagctcCTCATCCTCATGAACAATTGGCACCTTGTTTCTCGCATTTCAAGGAATCTTGTTCGCACCCCCAAACATTCAATGGAGTGTGCTTATCTTGTGCACAAACTGTAGGCGAGGGATACGGCTTATCATTTAATTACATGCTCGAGGGTTTAGAGTTCGGCAAAGATGAAGTTACACGTTTGAAAAGAATGAACTCAGAGATTGTGTTTGGGCAGAGGAAACTCCAGTTAGTTCTGGATTTAGATCATACCTTGCTGCATGCAACAGACTTGGACATGTTAGCTCCTGATGATCGTGACTATTTGATGAAACGAGAAAGTTCTGCATCAGACGGCGGCGGCCTGTTTATGATGGATGGTGGGTTATTACTGGTCAAGTTAAGGCCTTACATTCGGAGTTTTCTCAAGGAAGCGTGCAAGATGTACGATATTTACATATGTACCATGGGGAACCGACACTACGCTGAGATGATTGCTAAACTGCTTGACCCCAAGTGTGAGTACTACATCAGCTCAAGATTGATCACGTGCGAAGACTTTAAAGATACGGGAAAGAAGAATCTTGATTTGGTTCTAGGGCAAGAACGGGGTGTTGTTATAGTTGATGATACGGCGGAGGTTTGGAAGGATCACAAGGAGAACCTCATACTGGTGGGGAAGTATAATTACTTTAAAGAGAGAATCAGAAAGAGTAAGAATAATGATCAGAAATCCTATTCCGAGAGGAAGAGTGATGAGAGTGAGTTGAATGGGGCACTTGTGAATGTGCTTCGAGTCCTGAAAAGAGTTCACGAGTTGTTTTTTGAGAATCCGGAGAATCTTGTTTGGGGAGATGTTAGGAGTTTCCTGGCGAAAATTCGGAGGCAGATTCTTGCAGGCTGTACATTGTTCTTTAATATGGGCGATGTCGGTCCTCAGGAATTTCCATTACTAAGGCGGAGGGCTGAGGAGTTGGGTGCTGCATGCACGGATGTACACGACTCGTCGGTGACCCATGTGGTCTCAACGCGGCAAGCAACAGAGGGCCGTCGGTTAGCCGAGCAACATAACAACTTTCTCGTGCATCCGCGGTGGATTTATGCTGCTTATTATCTGTGGAGCAGACAAGCAGAGAATGATTATTTTCCACTttag
- the LOC102608734 gene encoding (+)-cis,trans-nepetalactol synthase NEPS1 isoform X2: protein MADSSMCNAKNKLEGKVAIITGGASGIGETTARLFADHGARMIVIADIQDELGRQVATSIGVAFDRLFAINVRGMAACVKHAARVMVEGGVRGSIVCTASVAGSCGGKRRTDYHMSKHAVIGLVRSASVQLGVHGIRVNCVSPHGLATPLTCHAYGMPADEVEKLFEPQTPLEGAVLRAGHVADAVLFLACRDSEFVTGHDLVVDGGFLIR, encoded by the exons ATGGCAGATTCCTCAATGTGTAACGCCAAGAATAAACTTGAAGGCAAGGTGGCCATAATCACCGGCGGCGCAAGCGGCATCGGAGAAACCACGGCGCGTCTTTTCGCTGATCACGGTGCCCGTATGATCGTTATTGCTGACATTCAAGATGAATTAGGCCGACAAGTAGCCACATCAATTGGTGTCG CCTTCGACAGATTGTTTGCAATCAACGTACGTGGAATGGCCGCGTGTGTGAAACACGCGGCGCGCGTTATGGTGGAGGGCGGCGTACGAGGCAGTATTGTGTGTACAGCCAGCGTGGCGGGTTCTTGCGGGGGCAAAAGGAGGACTGATTATCACATGTCGAAGCATGCGGTGATTGGGTTGGTTCGATCGGCGAGCGTGCAGCTGGGGGTGCATGGGATTAGAGTGAACTGCGTTTCACCGCACGGGCTGGCCACGCCATTGACTTGCCACGCTTATGGGATGCCCGCGGACGAGGTTGAGAAGCTGTTTGAGCCACAGACGCCGTTGGAAGGAGCTGTGTTGAGAGCCGGACACGTGGCGGATGCTGTGTTGTTTCTTGCATGCAGGGACTCTGAGTTTGTCACCGGGCACGACCTCGTTGTTGATGGCGGGTTTCTGATTCgatga
- the LOC102608734 gene encoding (-)-isopiperitenol/(-)-carveol dehydrogenase, mitochondrial isoform X1: MADSSMCNAKNKLEGKVAIITGGASGIGETTARLFADHGARMIVIADIQDELGRQVATSIGVGKCHYVHCDVTNECQVKALVDSTVQNYGQLDIMFSNAGILSSSDQTVLDLDFSAFDRLFAINVRGMAACVKHAARVMVEGGVRGSIVCTASVAGSCGGKRRTDYHMSKHAVIGLVRSASVQLGVHGIRVNCVSPHGLATPLTCHAYGMPADEVEKLFEPQTPLEGAVLRAGHVADAVLFLACRDSEFVTGHDLVVDGGFLIR, from the coding sequence ATGGCAGATTCCTCAATGTGTAACGCCAAGAATAAACTTGAAGGCAAGGTGGCCATAATCACCGGCGGCGCAAGCGGCATCGGAGAAACCACGGCGCGTCTTTTCGCTGATCACGGTGCCCGTATGATCGTTATTGCTGACATTCAAGATGAATTAGGCCGACAAGTAGCCACATCAATTGGTGTCGGTAAGTGTCACTATGTGCACTGTGATGTTACCAATGAATGTCAAGTCAAAGCATTGGTTGACTCAACGGTCCAAAATTACGGGCAGCTAGATATCATGTTTAGCAATGCTGGGATTCTGAGTAGTTCTGATCAGACCGTACTTGATCTCGACTTTTCAGCCTTCGACAGATTGTTTGCAATCAACGTACGTGGAATGGCCGCGTGTGTGAAACACGCGGCGCGCGTTATGGTGGAGGGCGGCGTACGAGGCAGTATTGTGTGTACAGCCAGCGTGGCGGGTTCTTGCGGGGGCAAAAGGAGGACTGATTATCACATGTCGAAGCATGCGGTGATTGGGTTGGTTCGATCGGCGAGCGTGCAGCTGGGGGTGCATGGGATTAGAGTGAACTGCGTTTCACCGCACGGGCTGGCCACGCCATTGACTTGCCACGCTTATGGGATGCCCGCGGACGAGGTTGAGAAGCTGTTTGAGCCACAGACGCCGTTGGAAGGAGCTGTGTTGAGAGCCGGACACGTGGCGGATGCTGTGTTGTTTCTTGCATGCAGGGACTCTGAGTTTGTCACCGGGCACGACCTCGTTGTTGATGGCGGGTTTCTGATTCgatga